The following are encoded together in the Lagopus muta isolate bLagMut1 chromosome 7, bLagMut1 primary, whole genome shotgun sequence genome:
- the LOC125696031 gene encoding C-C chemokine receptor type 5-like — protein MENYTIDLGYMPTTTFDYGDTAPCMGTEEKHFAANFLPPLYSLVVIFGFIGNILVILILVKYKKLKSMTDIYLLNLAISDLLFVFSLPFWAYYAAHDWIFGEALCRILSGIYLLGFYSGIFFIILLTIDRYLAIVHAVFALKARTVTYGILTSIVTWAVALFASVPGIVFHKTQQENTQYTCSAHYPPDSLINWKHSYILKMNILGLIIPMIIMIFCYSQILKTLLRCRNEKKQKAVRLIFVIMIFYFIFWTPFHVASFVHTFQTSFFSPDCDSQTRLDKTIQVTETISMIHCCVNPVIYAFVGEKFRKYLYTFFRKHVAAHLCKKCPSLYREKLERVSSTFTASTAEHDISTGL, from the coding sequence ATGGAAAACTATACCATTGATTTGGGTTACATGCCAACAACAACATTTGACTACGGTGATACAGCACCATGCATGGGAACTGAGGAAAAGCACTTTGCAGCAAATTTTCTGCCACCGCTTTACTCATTGGTGGTGATATTTGGCTTCATAGGCAACATTCTTGTTATCCTTATCCTGGTAAAATACAAGAAGTTGAAGAGTATGACTGACATCTACCTGCTCAATCTGGCCATTTCTGATttgctgtttgtattttctcttcctttttggGCTTATTATGCTGCTCACGACTGGATTTTTGGAGAAGCGCTGTGCCGGATCCTCTCAGGCATTTACCTCCTTGGCTTCTACAGCGGCATCTTTTTCATAATCCTGCTGACCATAGACAGGTATCTGGCCATAGTTCACGCAGTGTTTGCTTTAAAAGCTAGGACAGTTACCTACGGCATCCTCACCAGCATTGTCACGTGGGCTGTTGCTCTTTTTGCCTCTGTTCCTGGGATAGTATTTCACAAAACTCAACAGGAGAATACACAGTATACATGCAGTGCTCATTATCCTCCAGATAGCCTAATAAATTGGAAGCACTCCTACATTTTAAAGATGAACATTCTTGGGCTTATCATTCCAATGATCATTATGATTTTCTGTTACtctcaaattttaaaaacattattgaGATGCaggaatgagaaaaaacagaaggcGGTTCGACTTATTTTTGTCATcatgattttttatttcatcttctggACACCGTTCCATGTTGCTTCTTTTGTGCACACatttcaaacttcttttttttctccagattgTGATAGCCAAACCAGACTGGACAAAACAATTCAAGTAACAGAAACAATTTCAATGATCCACTGCTGTGTCAATCCTGTGATCTATGCATTCGTTGGAGAAAAATTTAGGAAATATCTTTATACGTTTTTCCGAAAGCATGTTGCAGCTCACCTGTGCAAAAAGTGTCCATCTCTTTATCGTGAAAAATTAGAAAGAGTTAGTTCCACATTTACAGCATCAACTGCCGAGCACGACATCTCTACTGgattgtaa